A stretch of Phragmites australis chromosome 12, lpPhrAust1.1, whole genome shotgun sequence DNA encodes these proteins:
- the LOC133886116 gene encoding dirigent protein 21-like, producing MANDKHATQLLLAFISLALAALVDGASTTAQFRFYMHDTVTASAGSPATAVRVVRGAAPLPGDPVNRFGDLYVIDDPLTEGPSAASPVVGRAQGFYLFASRSDPALLLCADMVFTSGKHNGSAVAVLARDAILDDVRELPVIGGTGGFRGAAGYGLLRTHAFNASTNNAVLRIDMHLSV from the coding sequence ATGGCCAACGACAAGCACGCAACGCAGCTCCTGCTGGCATTCATCTCCCTGGCGCTTGCCGCCTTGGTGGACGGCGCCTCGACGACCGCGCAGTTCCGTTTCTACATGCACGACACGGTGACGGCATCGGCAGGGAGCCCCGCGACGGCGGTGCGCGTGGTGAGGGGCGCGGCGCCGCTGCCGGGCGACCCCGTCAACCGCTTCGGCGACCTGTACGTGATCGACGACCCGCTGACGGAGGGGCCCAGCGCGGCGTCCCCCGTCGTTGGACGCGCGCAGGGGTTCTACCTCTTCGCGTCCCGGTCCGACCCGGCGCTGCTGCTCTGCGCCGACATGGTGTTCACGTCGGGGAAGCACAACGGAAGCGCCGTCGCCGTGCTGGCCAGGGACGCCATCCTCGACGACGTCAGGGAGTTGCCGGTCATCGGTGGCACCGGCGGGTTCCGCGGCGCTGCCGGGTACGGCCTGCTCAGGACGCACGCCTTCAACGCCAGCACCAACAACGCCGTGCTCCGGATCGACATGCACCTGAGCGTGTAG